The genomic interval GTCGAGGGCAGCGCCGACGGGTTGCGGATCGCGCCGGACCAGTCGGTCGAGGTGGTCCGGACGGTCCCGGTCCCGGCCGATGAACTCGCCGGCCGGCTGACCGCCGGCCCACGCCCCAGCCCGGTCCGATCCATTCCACTGTGGATGCTCGGCGTGCCCGTGCCGCAGCATGTCCACGGAAGCGGGCTGGGCCTCGGCGGCCGGTGGGCGTTCGGCTACCACGGCACCGCACACGGCCCCGGCGGTCAACTCGTGGCCGAGGTCGACTCGGTGGCGCCGGACCGGATCGGCTTCCGCTTCGTCGAGGACACCTCGATCACCGCCCGGTGGTTGACCTGGCAGCGGGCCGACCTGCACTGGCGTGCGGTCGACGCCGGACACACCGAGGTACGGGTCACCGTCGCGTACCGGCGGGGTCTCGATCCCTCCTGGTACTTCGGGCCCCTCCAGGACGCACTGGTGCACGAGGGCACCGGCCACCTGCTCGACATGCTCGACCTGCGATGACGACACCGGCAGCGGTGACAGCGGCGACGCCGTCGACTCCGGCACCGGCGGTGGCGGGATGAGCCTGACGACGGTCCGCTACCTCTGCCTGCTGCTACCCGTGGCACTGACCCTCGGCGCGGCCCGGCTGGAGCGCGGCCGCGAGGCCCGGTTCGCCGCGCTGCTCGCCTTCGTCGCGGCGGCCGTCGGGATCGCGGCCCTGACCGAACTGGCCCGCCCCACCGGGTGGTACGCCTTCGCCCCGGTCGACGGCACGTTCCGGGGCATGCCGGTCGACCTCTGGCTCGGCTGGGCCCTGCTCTGGGGGCCGATCCCGGTGCTGCTGCGCGGCCTGCTGCCGCTGCCGGTGGCGCTCGGCCTGCTCTGCTGGCTCGACGTGGTGGCGATGCCGCAACTGCGTCCGCTGGTCCACCTCGGGCCCTCCTGGCTGGTCGGCGAGGCCGTCGGCCTGCTCTGCGTGGCGCTGCCCGCCCAGTTGCTCGGCCGCTGGAGCGCCGACCGGCGCCGGCTGCCCGCCCGGGTACTCCTGCAACTGGGCGTCTTCACCGCGCTGGTGCTGTGGCTGCTGCCGACCGTGGTGTTCGAGTTCGGCGACGGCTCGTGGGATCGGCTCGGCCGGCTGCCGACCACCTCGCTCTTCGTACTGGCCCAGCTCGGCGTGCTGCTGGCCGTACCGGCACTGGCGGCGGTACGCGAGTTCGCGGTCCGGGGCGGTGGCACCCCGTACCCGTGGGACCCGCCACGCCGGCTGGTCACCACCGGTCCATACGGCTACGTCGGCAACCCGATGCAGGTCAGTACCGTCGGGCTGCTCCTGCTGCTCTCGATGGCGACCGGCAGTGGCTGGCTCGCCGTCGCGGCGCTGGCCGGCGTGGCCTTCGGCGTCGGCGTGGCCGGTCCGCACGAGCGGCGCGACCTCGACGACCGGTACGGTCCGGCCTGGCGCCGGTACCGGGCCCAGGTCCGCGACTGGTGGCCCCGGTGGCGGCCGTACCCGTCGGACGGGCCGACCGCGCTGCTCTGGCTCGACGGCGACTGCGGACCGTGCGGAGTCGTCGGCACCTTCCTGGATCGGCGTGACCCTCGCCGACTCCTCCTCCGACCGGCGGCGGAGCACGACCGCCCGCTGCGCCGTGCCCGTTATGCCGACGGCGACGGACACCAGGAACGGGGGGTGGCCGCCGTTGCCCGCGCACTGGAGCACGTCACCCTGGGCTGGGCCTATCTGGGCTGGTTGCTGCGATTGCCGGGAGTGGCCTGGCTGGCGCAGCTGGTGACCGATGCGATGATCGCACCGCCACACCTGACCCGGCCGCGAGGAGAGGAATGTCCGACACCAAGCAGCGACTCCTCCACGGGACCCTCGCCGCCATCGGTACGCACGGCATCGCCGGGATTTCCGCCCGGACCATCGCCAGCGCCGCCGGGGTGAACCAGGCGTTGGTCTTCTACCACTTCGGCAGCGTGGACGAACTGCTGGCGGCGGCCTGCACGGCCAACACCGCCGACCGGGTCGCGACCTACTCGGCCCGGTTCGCCGAGGTACGCACGCTGCGCGAACTGCTCGACGTCGGCCGGGCGCTGCACGAGCAGGAGAAGGAACTTGGCCACGTCTCGGTGCTCGCCCAACTCCTCGCCGGCGCCCAGACCGACCGGCGGCTCGCCGAGTCGGTCGCCGCCGCCCTGCGGCTCTGGGTGGACGAGATCGAATCGGTGCTCCGCCGGCTGCTGGTGAACTCCCCCTTCGCGGAGATCGCCGACGTCGGCGGGCTGGCCCGGGCCATCTCCGGGGCCTTCGTCGGCCTCGAACTCTACGAGGGAGTGGACCGGGCGGGGGCCGGGCAGGCGTTCGCCGCCCTCGAACAGCTCGCCCTGCTGATCGACGTCGTCGACGACCTCGGCCCGGTACCCCGGCGGGCGCTGAAGGCCACCGTCGAGCGCGCGGTCCGCCGTAGCCGGGAACCCTGACCGAGCCGGCGCCCGGGCCGTGGCGGCCCGGCGGCCGGTGCGATCCGGGCGGCCGGTGGCGACCTGGACGAGCCCGTACCGGAGCGGTGTGCCGGACGTGTGCGACGGGCGGGAACGGGAACCCGCACGGGTGGCGGAAAACGGGCTGAAACGGTCGATGGGGGACGTCATGCCGCAGAACTCGGCCGAGACCACCGTCGAGACCACCACGGTGGGCGAGTACCTGCTCTGTCGGCTGCACGACCTCGGCGTACGGCACATCTTCGGGCTGCCCGGCGACTACAACATGGAGTTCCTCGACCAGGTCGAGGCGTTTCCGGACATCGAGTGGATCGGCAGCTGCAACGAGGTCAACGCGGCGTACGCCGCCGACGGGTACGCCCGGCTCGCCGGAATCTCCGCCATCGTCACCACCTTCGGCCCCGGCGAGCTGTCGGTGGTCAACGGCCTGGCCGGCGCGATGGCCGAGTCGGTGCCGATCGTCTCGATCGTCGGCGGCCCGACGACGGAGATCATGGACCGTCGGGCCGCCATGCACCACTCCATCGGCGACGGTGACTTCGACCGGTGGGTGCGGGTCGCCCGGGAGGTGACGGTCGCCCAGGCCACCCTGACCGCCGGCAACGCCACCGTCGAGATCGACCGGGTGCTGCGGGAGTGCTGGACCCAGCAACGTCCGGTCTACCTCCGGCTGCCCGGCGACGTCGCCCGGCAGCCGGTCCCGAAGCCGCCCCGGCGGTTCGACCGGCCGGCCCCGGAGGTCGCCCGCGAGCAGCTCGACGCGTTCGACGCGGCCGCGCAGCGACTGCTCAACGGCGCCACCTGCCCGGCGCTGCTGGTCGGCAACCTGGCCCTCCGGTACGGCCTCGGTGCCGAGATCGCCGCGCTGCTCGCCGACCGGCACTGGCCGGCCGCGACCCAGGGGCTCGGCCGGGGGCTGCTCGACGAGACCGGCCCGAACTACGTCGGCGTCTACAACGGCGGGGACAGCGCCGAACCGGTGCGGCGGATCGTCGAGGAGGCCGACGTGCTGGTCTGCGTCGGTACCAAGTTC from Plantactinospora sp. BC1 carries:
- a CDS encoding TetR/AcrR family transcriptional regulator, which encodes MSDTKQRLLHGTLAAIGTHGIAGISARTIASAAGVNQALVFYHFGSVDELLAAACTANTADRVATYSARFAEVRTLRELLDVGRALHEQEKELGHVSVLAQLLAGAQTDRRLAESVAAALRLWVDEIESVLRRLLVNSPFAEIADVGGLARAISGAFVGLELYEGVDRAGAGQAFAALEQLALLIDVVDDLGPVPRRALKATVERAVRRSREP
- a CDS encoding alpha-keto acid decarboxylase family protein, with product MPQNSAETTVETTTVGEYLLCRLHDLGVRHIFGLPGDYNMEFLDQVEAFPDIEWIGSCNEVNAAYAADGYARLAGISAIVTTFGPGELSVVNGLAGAMAESVPIVSIVGGPTTEIMDRRAAMHHSIGDGDFDRWVRVAREVTVAQATLTAGNATVEIDRVLRECWTQQRPVYLRLPGDVARQPVPKPPRRFDRPAPEVAREQLDAFDAAAQRLLNGATCPALLVGNLALRYGLGAEIAALLADRHWPAATQGLGRGLLDETGPNYVGVYNGGDSAEPVRRIVEEADVLVCVGTKFFDWDGLFTADLDPDRIISIGRRASSVGGRLFEPVAPAAALARLHTLGPVRAVDWATAPDPGRPPAARLDPASNAPITQARLWPAVSAMLAEGDIVVPETGTPSFGVASIRLPRGAVCVQAPLWGAIGYAVPAAFGAATAAPQRRVVLITGDGSLQLTAQEISRMIATGQRPVILVLNNAGYTVERAVDGRHQPYNDIDNWRYADLPAVFTRRVAVDSHLVSTEGELARVLAELGGVPDRPTVVEVVLDPQDLPAGMPQWGRETTAVDYQSTLGAEPRLSWRGLPDQLSDLPD
- a CDS encoding methyltransferase: MTTVRYLCLLLPVALTLGAARLERGREARFAALLAFVAAAVGIAALTELARPTGWYAFAPVDGTFRGMPVDLWLGWALLWGPIPVLLRGLLPLPVALGLLCWLDVVAMPQLRPLVHLGPSWLVGEAVGLLCVALPAQLLGRWSADRRRLPARVLLQLGVFTALVLWLLPTVVFEFGDGSWDRLGRLPTTSLFVLAQLGVLLAVPALAAVREFAVRGGGTPYPWDPPRRLVTTGPYGYVGNPMQVSTVGLLLLLSMATGSGWLAVAALAGVAFGVGVAGPHERRDLDDRYGPAWRRYRAQVRDWWPRWRPYPSDGPTALLWLDGDCGPCGVVGTFLDRRDPRRLLLRPAAEHDRPLRRARYADGDGHQERGVAAVARALEHVTLGWAYLGWLLRLPGVAWLAQLVTDAMIAPPHLTRPRGEECPTPSSDSSTGPSPPSVRTASPGFPPGPSPAPPG